TAGTAGGTGTGCTGCCAGGACGGATCCCACTGGGGGACGTCCAGCAAGTTGACGACGCTCCCGTTGGGGAGGACGGCCGTCATCCGGAAATCACGGCCGACCTGGTGCATGTGCGGGGTGACGCCCAGGGCCTCGACGTCGACCGGAACGTGCCACGTCGCCTTGACCTCGAAGTTCGACTCGCCGGCCGGGATCCGGAACCTGTCGTTGGTCGCGTTGGCCCAGTGGATCGACTGCTCGACCGGCTTGCGGCAGAGATGCAGGCCGATCTTCGTGCGGTCGACTTCCGGCTTCCCGGTGGGATGGTAATGGACCTGGAGGATCACGTCGGCTCCGCTCTGAATGAGCCGGCCGACGCCGTTGGGGAGATGCTCCACCTGGTTGCCTGCCGCATACCCGCCGAGGTCGCCGTCGATCGGCACCCCCGCTCCCGAGTAAGACGTATAACCCGGCCCGGCCTCGGCCTTGTCCCGGATCCGGCCGTTGCCGTGGAGATCCACGAACGCCATCAGGTGATGGACCGCCCGGCGATTCCCCGGCAGATACTCAATGGCCGAGACGTACACGTCCCGCGAGAGCCGCGAGGGGATCACGAAGCACCGGTAGAGGTCGGAACCCGTCGCCGGGACGGTGAAATCCTCCTGCATCTCCAGCACGACGTCGGGTTCGCCCAGCAGCCAGGGGCTGTTCGAGGCCTTCGGCGCCGGGGCTTCTTCGGAAACCACCGGCTCGCCCCTGGGGGCGTCGGCGTCGGCCCAGGCTCGAAGAGTCGTGATCTGAGCCTCGGTCAGCGAGGGGTCGTGCTTCAGAGCCGGCCCGAACTTGCCGTCGGCCTTCCAGGGGGGCATCGAACGATCCTCGGCCACGGTCGCCAGATCGTGCGAACGCTTTTTCGCCTGTTCATACGTTTCCAGCGCGAATGGACCGACCTGGTCCTTGCGGTGGCAAGTCACGCAGCGAGCCTGGAGGATCGGGCGAACGTCCTTGTGATAGGTGGGGGCGGCGGCCGGCTCGCCGGCGACGGCCGAACTCAGGATCGACGAGCAACCCAGAACGAGAGCCGCGAAGCGCGCAAGACGAACCGCACCGGCCGAAGGTCGGACCCCCATAAACGTGCGTTCCTCAGGGTGTTGCTTGACTGGCTTGAGCGAACCGAACGGCCTGAGCGACTCCCTTCAAGGACCGTTCCTCACGGGGCGTCGAACCCCCGAGTCGCATTCTCCCCGAACGGGGATCAAGCCAGCTGCGACGAGCCCGACGCGCGAGGATCCGTCAAAGACGGACGACGAACGCGGACGGCGCGAGCGACCTGCTGGGAAAACGCGTTGGATCGTCTTGAAATTCGTCGGAAGAGAAGAGGCGACGTTACGGTATCAAGGCGAATCGGCCTCGACAAGGGTCTGTCTTCGGGTTTCTTTCGGATTCACCCAAACGCATCGCCGCCGCGTGCAACCTTGCGGCGATGGACTCCGTGGTGGGACAATGTTGTTCGTGTGCGATTGGGAATCCTCTCCCTTCCAGGAGTCTCGTCATGAATCGCATCTTCCCCGCCCTCGCCGCGACGTTGCTGGCCCTGGCGCCGACCGCCTTCGCGGACGACGAGGCCCAGGCTCGCAAGATCGCCGAGAAGGTCACCGCCGACGGAGCGGCGATCTTCGACACCCTTGACGCCCACGCCATGGCCGCGACCTACGATGAGAAGGGCGTGTTGACCATGTTCATGAAGGACCAGGGGGGCGAGATCGAGCGAAAGGTCTACGAGGGCCGTCGCGACGTGGAGGCGGCCTACGCCGACCTCTTCAAGAACCCCGAGACGATCAAGTCCCGGAACACCGTCGACCGCGCCCGGTTGATCGCCCCCGACGTCCTGACGATCGACGGGACCTTCAACATGAACACGCTCAAGCCCGACTCGATCAAGGTCCCCTTCCACCAGGTCCGCCGCGAGCAAGGGGGCAAATGGTTGGTCCTCAGCATGGAAATCGTGGTCGTCCCCCCGAAGTAACCTCCGCGAGGCCGACGCCCGCCGTTCGACCCGACCGCTCGCCCTGCTGGCCGGTCGCGCCGATGGCCCCCGTGGCGGCGGCCCTCGTCGTCGGCACCGTCGCCGATCGAAGCCTTGAGCCGTTTTCCACGTCGGGCTGGGCGATCACAGCGATGGCGCTGGCGGTGCTCGCCTGGTGGGCGATCCGGCGGCCTCGGGCGTCGACCGTGCTGGTGGTCGGGGCGATGGTCGCGGCCGGGGGTGCTTATCACCACGACCGATGGTCGGACGTCGCCCCCAACGACCTGGCCTCCTGCCTTGATGAGACGCCGAGCCCCGCCTGGGTTCGCGGCCACGTCGAGGAAGTCGTCGGCCGCAACACCCGCGAAGGGCGAGGGCCGGACGACCCCGACCGCACCCGAACGCGGTTCACCCTGTGGATCGAGGCGGTCAGCGACGGCTCGACGTTCCACCCCCGAACCGGCCGGGCCGACGTCGTCGTTCAGGGAGACGCGCCGGGGCTTCTCGCGGGCCAGCCCGTGCAGGTCGCCGGTCGGCTCTCGCGAGTCTCTGGTCCGCTCAACCCCGGCGAGTTCGACCGCCGCGCCTTCCTTCAGGCCCGAGGGATTCGCCTGGCCATGACCGTGGACGAGCCCGAGGGCGTCATGCCCGATCCCGGCCGTCCCTGGTCTCGAAGCGCCGGCCTGCTCGGCTCGATCCGCGAGTGGAGCCGCGATCGACTGGTCGAAGGGCTGTCCCCGGCGGCCGCGCCGCTGGCCTCGGCCCTGGTGCTGGGGCGTCGTGACGACATGGACCCGGAAGTGGGCGACGCCTTCGCCCGAACCGGGACGACGCACCTGCTGGCGGTCTCCGGCCTGCAACTCCAGGTGATGGCCGGGGCGATCGGCCTGGGGTTGGTCTTATTGGGGGTGCCGCGACGATTGCGGTACGTCTTGGTGGCCCTGGCGGCGGTCGGCTACGCGGCGCTGGTGGGGGGCTCGCCGTCGGTCGTGCGGTCGATGGTCATGACCGTGGCCTTCTGCGTCGCGCTGCTCGCCAGCCGACGCCCGAGCCCAGCCAACGTCCTGGCGACGGCCGGCGTCCTGACCTTCGCGATCAACCCGAGCTTCCTGTTCGACGTCGGCTGCCAGCTCTCGTTCCTGGCCGTCGCCGCTCTCTTCTGGCTGCTGCCGAGGGCCTCGGCGTTCGGTGATGCGGTCGAGCTGCGGCTCCTCGGACCGCCTGACCCCCTCGACCAACTCGATCCCTGGCGACAATCGATCCCCGGAAGGGTCTACCTGTGGGCGGCGCAGACTACGACGACGCTGCTCGCCGCGTCGGCCGTCGTCTGGGCGGCGGCCGCGCCGCTCTCGGCCCTGCGGTTCCACCTATTCTCGCCAGTAGGGGTCCTGCTGAACGTGCCGCTCACGATCACGACCTCCGCCGCCCTGCTGGCGGGAGCGTTCAAGTTGACCGCCGCCGCGCTCGGGCTGTCGC
Above is a window of Paludisphaera rhizosphaerae DNA encoding:
- a CDS encoding Cif family virulence factor, yielding MNRIFPALAATLLALAPTAFADDEAQARKIAEKVTADGAAIFDTLDAHAMAATYDEKGVLTMFMKDQGGEIERKVYEGRRDVEAAYADLFKNPETIKSRNTVDRARLIAPDVLTIDGTFNMNTLKPDSIKVPFHQVRREQGGKWLVLSMEIVVVPPK
- a CDS encoding ComEC/Rec2 family competence protein; protein product: MAPVAAALVVGTVADRSLEPFSTSGWAITAMALAVLAWWAIRRPRASTVLVVGAMVAAGGAYHHDRWSDVAPNDLASCLDETPSPAWVRGHVEEVVGRNTREGRGPDDPDRTRTRFTLWIEAVSDGSTFHPRTGRADVVVQGDAPGLLAGQPVQVAGRLSRVSGPLNPGEFDRRAFLQARGIRLAMTVDEPEGVMPDPGRPWSRSAGLLGSIREWSRDRLVEGLSPAAAPLASALVLGRRDDMDPEVGDAFARTGTTHLLAVSGLQLQVMAGAIGLGLVLLGVPRRLRYVLVALAAVGYAALVGGSPSVVRSMVMTVAFCVALLASRRPSPANVLATAGVLTFAINPSFLFDVGCQLSFLAVAALFWLLPRASAFGDAVELRLLGPPDPLDQLDPWRQSIPGRVYLWAAQTTTTLLAASAVVWAAAAPLSALRFHLFSPVGVLLNVPLTITTSAALLAGAFKLTAAALGLSPLAKVAGWVVSAMLGLSETIVRWGAAIPWGSWYTPGPPAASVLVFYALLGAAAYLTTAGPRRGEPTTALRWARRIAWAMVLGWCVPGWLLSGIGRRPATLEVDVLAVGHGLAVAIHTPEGKAFLYDCGRMDDPSVGRRIVAPALWSRGVSRIDAVFLSHADQDHFNGLPDVLNRFTVGEVVVAPEFAGRDNPAATALMEEVKRQGVPVRTVFAPEEWRSGSVRFQILHPPAGWTSDVADNARSLVLNVSLNDRRLLLTGDLEQIGLVELLSLPRPSRPVDVMLAPHHGGKSANPPRLYDWAEPHLVVASQKPPPTGSADALTPLEARDIVLLRTWQVGAVSLQWLPTGVVARGFLDRGRPE